TACGGGGCGGCATGATTTCGCGGAACTTGATGGTGGGAAGGCCTATTGTTCATGTCGTGAAACTCTCGGCCTTCGACCTGAACCACGTGCGCGCGCTCCATCACCTGCTGGAGGAAGCTCACGTCACGCGCGCGGCAAGGAAGCTGGGAATCACGCCCGCGGCGGCGAGCAATGCGCTGCACCGGCTGCGCGTCGACTTCGACGACCCACTCCTGGTCCGCAATGGGAGGTCGCTCGTGCGAACGCAGCGGGCCGAGGCGCTTCGCGCGCCCGCCAGGGAGGTGATGCTGGCGGCCGGGCGGTTGTTCGACCAGGGGCGTCCCTTCGACCCGGCGACCGCGACCTGGGACATCTACGTGACGACATCGGACCGCGTCGCGGAGCTGCTCCTGCCGACGCTCGACCGTCTCCTCGCGGCGCGTGCTCCCGGAGCCCTGCTCACGCTGCGGACCCAGACGCCGGACCTGGGGGCGTTCCTGCGTGAGCACGGCGGGATCGCCATCGTCCCGGACATCGCGAAGGAGCGGGACCTGCGCTCGCAGCGCCTGTTCGTCGACGACTTCGTCTGCGTCATGCGCGGGGCGCATCCCCTCGCCACCGGGCGCATGTCCCTGAAGCGGTTCACCGAGTGGGAGCACGTCCTGGTGGCCCCACTCGGGCAGTCGCGCCGCGGCGGCATCGACGTGCTCTT
This DNA window, taken from Corallococcus coralloides DSM 2259, encodes the following:
- a CDS encoding LysR family transcriptional regulator; translated protein: MKLSAFDLNHVRALHHLLEEAHVTRAARKLGITPAAASNALHRLRVDFDDPLLVRNGRSLVRTQRAEALRAPAREVMLAAGRLFDQGRPFDPATATWDIYVTTSDRVAELLLPTLDRLLAARAPGALLTLRTQTPDLGAFLREHGGIAIVPDIAKERDLRSQRLFVDDFVCVMRGAHPLATGRMSLKRFTEWEHVLVAPLGQSRRGGIDVLLEKEGFSRRVTRVVTTFSLALPLVLGSDRLVVLPRSFATAHAKTLGLALRPLPVPMLPIEMLLAWHLGNEGDPKHAWVRGLVQDAVRAAGLETA